One genomic segment of Xyrauchen texanus isolate HMW12.3.18 chromosome 5, RBS_HiC_50CHRs, whole genome shotgun sequence includes these proteins:
- the gpm6ab gene encoding glycoprotein M6Ab isoform X1 has translation MDVNMDLLLSLLSGCSECCHKCLSGIPYASLIATILLYAGVALFCGCGHEALSGTVTILQTYFDVSRSPVDALDAFIMIDVIKYVIYGVAAAFFVYGILLMVEGFFTTGAIRDLYGDFKITTCGRCVSAWFIMLTYIFTLAWLGVTAFTSLPVFMYFNIWNTCQNTSLVNSSSLCFDLRQFGIVSIGQEKRLCTASDNFVKMCESNELDLTFHLFVCALAGAGAAVIAMVHYLMVLSANWAYMKDACRMQKYEDIKSKEEQELHDIHSTRSKERLNAYT, from the exons ATGGATGTAAACATGGATTTACTCTTATCCTTGCTCTCAGGGTGCTCTGAATGCTGCCACAAATGCCTTAGTGGGATCCCCTATGCCTCTCTGATTGCTACCATCCTGCTGTATGCTGGGGTGGCGCTGTTCTGCGGCTGTGGTCATGAGGCTCTCTCTGGTACCGTCACCATCTTGCAGACCTACTTTGATGTCTCCCGGTCGCCTGTTGATGCCCTGGATGCCTTTATTAT GATTGACGTCATTAAATATGTGATCTATGGAGTGGCAGCAGCCTTCTTTGTCTATGGTATTCTGCTGATGGTGGAGGGCTTTTTCACCACTGGGGCCATCCGGGATCTCTATGGGGACTTTAAGATCACCACCTGTGGACGTTGTGTTAGTGCTTGG TTCATCATGCTTACATATATCTTCACGTTGGCTTGGCTGGGGGTTACTGCCTTCACCTCCCTGCCGGTCTTCATGTATTTTAACATCTGGAACACCTGTCAGAACACTTCACTGGTGAATAGTTCCAGCCTGTGCTTCGATCTCCGCCAGTTTG GAATTGTGTCCATTGGTCAGGAGAAAAGACTGTGCACTGCTTCTGATAACTTTGTCAAGATGTGTGAATCTAATGAG CTGGACCTGACATTCCACTTGTTTGTCTGCGCACTTGCGGGGGCTGGAGCAGCTGTTATCGCCATG GTGCACTACCTGATGGTGCTGTCGGCTAACTGGGCTTACATGAAGGATGCCTGTCGGATGCAGAAATACGAGGACATCAAGTCTAAGGAGGAGCAGGAGCTTCATGATATCCACTCTACTCGCTCTAAAGAGCGCCTGAATGCATACACATAA
- the gpm6ab gene encoding glycoprotein M6Ab isoform X3, giving the protein MGCSECCHKCLSGIPYASLIATILLYAGVALFCGCGHEALSGTVTILQTYFDVSRSPVDALDAFIMIDVIKYVIYGVAAAFFVYGILLMVEGFFTTGAIRDLYGDFKITTCGRCVSAWFIMLTYIFTLAWLGVTAFTSLPVFMYFNIWNTCQNTSLVNSSSLCFDLRQFGIVSIGQEKRLCTASDNFVKMCESNELDLTFHLFVCALAGAGAAVIAMVHYLMVLSANWAYMKDACRMQKYEDIKSKEEQELHDIHSTRSKERLNAYT; this is encoded by the exons GGTGCTCTGAATGCTGCCACAAATGCCTTAGTGGGATCCCCTATGCCTCTCTGATTGCTACCATCCTGCTGTATGCTGGGGTGGCGCTGTTCTGCGGCTGTGGTCATGAGGCTCTCTCTGGTACCGTCACCATCTTGCAGACCTACTTTGATGTCTCCCGGTCGCCTGTTGATGCCCTGGATGCCTTTATTAT GATTGACGTCATTAAATATGTGATCTATGGAGTGGCAGCAGCCTTCTTTGTCTATGGTATTCTGCTGATGGTGGAGGGCTTTTTCACCACTGGGGCCATCCGGGATCTCTATGGGGACTTTAAGATCACCACCTGTGGACGTTGTGTTAGTGCTTGG TTCATCATGCTTACATATATCTTCACGTTGGCTTGGCTGGGGGTTACTGCCTTCACCTCCCTGCCGGTCTTCATGTATTTTAACATCTGGAACACCTGTCAGAACACTTCACTGGTGAATAGTTCCAGCCTGTGCTTCGATCTCCGCCAGTTTG GAATTGTGTCCATTGGTCAGGAGAAAAGACTGTGCACTGCTTCTGATAACTTTGTCAAGATGTGTGAATCTAATGAG CTGGACCTGACATTCCACTTGTTTGTCTGCGCACTTGCGGGGGCTGGAGCAGCTGTTATCGCCATG GTGCACTACCTGATGGTGCTGTCGGCTAACTGGGCTTACATGAAGGATGCCTGTCGGATGCAGAAATACGAGGACATCAAGTCTAAGGAGGAGCAGGAGCTTCATGATATCCACTCTACTCGCTCTAAAGAGCGCCTGAATGCATACACATAA
- the gpm6ab gene encoding glycoprotein M6Ab isoform X4: protein MEENMEEGQTQKGCSECCHKCLSGIPYASLIATILLYAGVALFCGCGHEALSGTVTILQTYFDVSRSPVDALDAFIMIDVIKYVIYGVAAAFFVYGILLMVEGFFTTGAIRDLYGDFKITTCGRCVSAWFIMLTYIFTLAWLGVTAFTSLPVFMYFNIWNTCQNTSLVNSSSLCFDLRQFGIVSIGQEKRLCTASDNFVKMCESNELDLTFHLFVCALAGAGAAVIAMVVAVSVLIRNHVTLTSKNSGRYCTRF, encoded by the exons GGTGCTCTGAATGCTGCCACAAATGCCTTAGTGGGATCCCCTATGCCTCTCTGATTGCTACCATCCTGCTGTATGCTGGGGTGGCGCTGTTCTGCGGCTGTGGTCATGAGGCTCTCTCTGGTACCGTCACCATCTTGCAGACCTACTTTGATGTCTCCCGGTCGCCTGTTGATGCCCTGGATGCCTTTATTAT GATTGACGTCATTAAATATGTGATCTATGGAGTGGCAGCAGCCTTCTTTGTCTATGGTATTCTGCTGATGGTGGAGGGCTTTTTCACCACTGGGGCCATCCGGGATCTCTATGGGGACTTTAAGATCACCACCTGTGGACGTTGTGTTAGTGCTTGG TTCATCATGCTTACATATATCTTCACGTTGGCTTGGCTGGGGGTTACTGCCTTCACCTCCCTGCCGGTCTTCATGTATTTTAACATCTGGAACACCTGTCAGAACACTTCACTGGTGAATAGTTCCAGCCTGTGCTTCGATCTCCGCCAGTTTG GAATTGTGTCCATTGGTCAGGAGAAAAGACTGTGCACTGCTTCTGATAACTTTGTCAAGATGTGTGAATCTAATGAG CTGGACCTGACATTCCACTTGTTTGTCTGCGCACTTGCGGGGGCTGGAGCAGCTGTTATCGCCATG GTGGTGGCTGTGTCTGTCCTCATCCGTAACCACGTCACTCTGACGTCTAAGAACTCAGGAAGGTACTGCACACGTTTCTGA
- the gpm6ab gene encoding glycoprotein M6Ab isoform X2: MEENMEEGQTQKGCSECCHKCLSGIPYASLIATILLYAGVALFCGCGHEALSGTVTILQTYFDVSRSPVDALDAFIMIDVIKYVIYGVAAAFFVYGILLMVEGFFTTGAIRDLYGDFKITTCGRCVSAWFIMLTYIFTLAWLGVTAFTSLPVFMYFNIWNTCQNTSLVNSSSLCFDLRQFGIVSIGQEKRLCTASDNFVKMCESNELDLTFHLFVCALAGAGAAVIAMVHYLMVLSANWAYMKDACRMQKYEDIKSKEEQELHDIHSTRSKERLNAYT, translated from the exons GGTGCTCTGAATGCTGCCACAAATGCCTTAGTGGGATCCCCTATGCCTCTCTGATTGCTACCATCCTGCTGTATGCTGGGGTGGCGCTGTTCTGCGGCTGTGGTCATGAGGCTCTCTCTGGTACCGTCACCATCTTGCAGACCTACTTTGATGTCTCCCGGTCGCCTGTTGATGCCCTGGATGCCTTTATTAT GATTGACGTCATTAAATATGTGATCTATGGAGTGGCAGCAGCCTTCTTTGTCTATGGTATTCTGCTGATGGTGGAGGGCTTTTTCACCACTGGGGCCATCCGGGATCTCTATGGGGACTTTAAGATCACCACCTGTGGACGTTGTGTTAGTGCTTGG TTCATCATGCTTACATATATCTTCACGTTGGCTTGGCTGGGGGTTACTGCCTTCACCTCCCTGCCGGTCTTCATGTATTTTAACATCTGGAACACCTGTCAGAACACTTCACTGGTGAATAGTTCCAGCCTGTGCTTCGATCTCCGCCAGTTTG GAATTGTGTCCATTGGTCAGGAGAAAAGACTGTGCACTGCTTCTGATAACTTTGTCAAGATGTGTGAATCTAATGAG CTGGACCTGACATTCCACTTGTTTGTCTGCGCACTTGCGGGGGCTGGAGCAGCTGTTATCGCCATG GTGCACTACCTGATGGTGCTGTCGGCTAACTGGGCTTACATGAAGGATGCCTGTCGGATGCAGAAATACGAGGACATCAAGTCTAAGGAGGAGCAGGAGCTTCATGATATCCACTCTACTCGCTCTAAAGAGCGCCTGAATGCATACACATAA